From one Solanum lycopersicum chromosome 12, SLM_r2.1 genomic stretch:
- the LOC104645183 gene encoding uncharacterized protein, which yields MMMGAYPHIYWTPCAAHCINLIFCDIFKVKPYASVFKKAIRIHSYISQRPLLLNLMRKFTKERNLVKQAKTRFATTFLTLRVMYIQRKNLRTLVLSTEWNSSKFAKEVLRKEVANLIIPVQFWNDVVRKLTVLWPFDKSASFGGWGEKTTIGYIYEAMDRAKEAIAHGFRGVKKQYEKVYEIIDARWSEQLHRPLHAGGHVLNPVLYYKAQQEGTLAKSLWTEYIACVEKLVHDTTIPDALVAELPKYKMADGLFGCGPAKNARDTRSPVKHQTCKSLP from the exons ATGATGATGGGTGCGTACCCACACATTTATTGGACTCCATGTGCCGCTCATTGCATCAACTTAATATTTTGTGACATATTCAAGGTTAAGCCATATGCTTCCG TTTTCAAGAAGGCCATCAGAATCCATTCTTACATTAGTCAAAGACCATTGTTGTTAAACTTGATGAGAAAATTCACCAAAGAAAGAAATTTGGTGAAACAGGCCAAGACAAGATTTGCAACGACATTCTTAACTTTGAGAGTTATGTACATACAAAGAAAAAACTTGAGAACTTTAGTCCTCTCAACCGAATGGAATTCAAGTAAATTTGCAAAGGAAGTTTTGAGGAAAGAAGTTGCCAATCTTATTATTCCTGTCCAGTTTTGGAATGATGTTGTTCGGAAACTTACAGTTTTGTGGCCCTTTGACAAAAGTGCTTCGTTTGGTGGATGGGGAGAAAAAACTACCATTGGTTATATTTATGAAGCAATGGATAGAGCCAAAGAAGCTATTGCACATGGTTTTCGTGGAGTTAAGAAGCAATATGAGAAAGTGTATGAAATTATTGATGCAAGGTGGTCAGAACAACTCCATCGGCCTTTGCATGCTGGGGGCCATGTTTTGAACCcagtattatattataaagctCAACAAGAGGGAACTTTAGCAAAGTCTCTGTGGACCGAGTATATTGCATGTGTTGAGAAGTTGGTCCATGATACAACAATACCAGATGCACTAGTCGCTGAGCTTCCTAAGTACAAAATGGCGGATGGACTATTTGGTTGTGGTCCGGCTAAAAATGCTAGAGACACAAGGTCACCGG TGAAACACCAAACTTGCAAGAGTTTGCCATGA